A region from the Sander vitreus isolate 19-12246 chromosome 1, sanVit1, whole genome shotgun sequence genome encodes:
- the mthfsd gene encoding methenyltetrahydrofolate synthase domain-containing protein isoform X1 produces MQPVIEINPEATKWDIREKVWDYIEENNLANFPRPVHNRIPNFKGAFTACVKVSELLVFTQATEVKVDPDKPLEGARLAVLEAQKKLLVPTPRLRTGLFNNITPPQGASKEQLRICSSSQGVKDFSVPVDLDTKVKVDLVVVGSVAVSEKGLRIGKGEGFADLEYGMMALMGAVDESTVVVTVVHDCQVMDIPEELKESHDLTVDYILTPTRVIKTDCQIPKPQGIIWTKLDTEKLEKIPVLKKLRALEEEAGKDVTLGAAPVAPEPGLQTGQPKRQTRRRPRQKMQQDDEGESKPEKIESEQKARQWRPTRVRKESRGDGEEGNGRGKGKRGENIKEKGPEEGGGEVMSQRKLPLSVTTVYLGGIPAGLRVSELKTALREREATPLRLTWQGAQHRAFLDYIDPQTAERALEALQDLSLNGHSLQAEMAKSQRGGKRSGQSNRRPRPPTAPISKTAPPDTESDTNEKTEQ; encoded by the exons atgcagcctgttataGAAATAAATCCGG AAGCGACGAAATGGGACATTCGTGAGAAAGTTTGGGACTACATCGAAGAAAATAATCTGGCCAATTTCCCCAGGCCTGTTCACAACAGAATCCCAAATTTCAAG GGTGCTTTCACAGCCTGTGTCAAGGTGTCTGAACTGCTGGTGTTCACCCAGGCCACAGAGGTGAAGGTGGATCCTGATAAACCTCTGGAAGGTGCCCGGCTGGCAGTGCTAGAG GCGCAGAAAAAATTATTGGTCCCTACTCCTCGTCTTCGTACCGGCCTTTTCAATAATATCACTCCTCCCCAGGGGGCCAGCAAAGAACAGCTACGCATATGCTCTTCCTCTCAG GGTGTGAAAGACTTCAGTGTGCCCGTTGACCTGGATACGAAGGTGAAGGTAGACCTGGTGGTGGTCGGCTCTGTGGCGGTGTCAGAGAAAG GCTTACGAATTGGAAAAGGAGAGGGCTTTGCTGACTTGGAGTATGGCATGATGGCCTTAATGGGAGCTGTCGATGAGTCTACTGTGGTGGTTACTGTTGTCCATGACTGTCAG GTGATGGACATTCCAGAGGAGTTAAAAGAAAGTCATGACCTGACTGTGGACTACATCCTCACACCCACCAGAGTCATTAAAACAGATTGCCAGATCCCCAAACCACAGGGAATCATCTGGACTAAG CTGGACACAGAAAAGCTGGAGAAGATCCCCGTCCTGAAGAAGCTGCGTGCTCTGGAGGAAGAGGCTGGAAAGGATGTAACACTGGGGGCGGCGCCCGTTGCACCAGAGCCTGGTCTGCAGACCGGTCAACCCAAAAGGCAAACCAGACGGAGGCCAAGGCAGAAGATGCAGCAGGATGATGAGGGAGAATCCAAACCGGAGAAAATAGAGTCGGAACAGAAAGCTAGACAGTGGCGCCCAACTAGAGTGAGGAAAGAAAGCCGAGGAGATGGTGAGGAAGGTAATGGgagaggaaaggggaaaagaggagagaaCATAAAGGAGAAGGGCCCAGAGGAGGGTGGAGGTGAAGTCATGTCTCAACGTAAGCTCCCTCTGAGTGTGACCACAGTTTACCTTGGGGGAATCCCTGCTGGGCTGCGTGTTAGTGAGCTGAAAACTGCcctcagagagagggaggccaCCCCACTGAGGCTCACCTGGCAGGGAGCTCAACACAGGGCCTTCCTGGACTACATCGACCCCCAGACTGCAGAGCGGGCCCTGGAGGCTCTGCAGGATCTCAGTCTGAATGGTCACAGTCTGCAGGCTGAGATGGCCAAGAGCCAGCGCGGAGGCAAGAGGTCCGGACAGTCCAATCGGAGACCGAGACCACCAACGGCTCCGATATCTAAGACTGCACCACCAGATACTGAGAGTGACACCAATGAAAAGACTGAGCAGTAA
- the mthfsd gene encoding methenyltetrahydrofolate synthase domain-containing protein isoform X2, translated as MQPVIEINPEATKWDIREKVWDYIEENNLANFPRPVHNRIPNFKGAIQACNRISDLWEFKSSQTVKVNPDRPQLQTRFVTLEAQKKLLVPTPRLRTGLFNNITPPQGASKEQLRICSSSQGVKDFSVPVDLDTKVKVDLVVVGSVAVSEKGLRIGKGEGFADLEYGMMALMGAVDESTVVVTVVHDCQVMDIPEELKESHDLTVDYILTPTRVIKTDCQIPKPQGIIWTKLDTEKLEKIPVLKKLRALEEEAGKDVTLGAAPVAPEPGLQTGQPKRQTRRRPRQKMQQDDEGESKPEKIESEQKARQWRPTRVRKESRGDGEEGNGRGKGKRGENIKEKGPEEGGGEVMSQRKLPLSVTTVYLGGIPAGLRVSELKTALREREATPLRLTWQGAQHRAFLDYIDPQTAERALEALQDLSLNGHSLQAEMAKSQRGGKRSGQSNRRPRPPTAPISKTAPPDTESDTNEKTEQ; from the exons atgcagcctgttataGAAATAAATCCGG AAGCGACGAAATGGGACATTCGTGAGAAAGTTTGGGACTACATCGAAGAAAATAATCTGGCCAATTTCCCCAGGCCTGTTCACAACAGAATCCCAAATTTCAAG GGTGCAATTCAAGCATGCAACAGGATTTCAGACCTGTGGGAGTTTAAGTCCAGCCAGACAGTCAAAGTAAACCCAGACAGACCCCAGCTGCAGACGCGTTTTGTCACTCTGGAA GCGCAGAAAAAATTATTGGTCCCTACTCCTCGTCTTCGTACCGGCCTTTTCAATAATATCACTCCTCCCCAGGGGGCCAGCAAAGAACAGCTACGCATATGCTCTTCCTCTCAG GGTGTGAAAGACTTCAGTGTGCCCGTTGACCTGGATACGAAGGTGAAGGTAGACCTGGTGGTGGTCGGCTCTGTGGCGGTGTCAGAGAAAG GCTTACGAATTGGAAAAGGAGAGGGCTTTGCTGACTTGGAGTATGGCATGATGGCCTTAATGGGAGCTGTCGATGAGTCTACTGTGGTGGTTACTGTTGTCCATGACTGTCAG GTGATGGACATTCCAGAGGAGTTAAAAGAAAGTCATGACCTGACTGTGGACTACATCCTCACACCCACCAGAGTCATTAAAACAGATTGCCAGATCCCCAAACCACAGGGAATCATCTGGACTAAG CTGGACACAGAAAAGCTGGAGAAGATCCCCGTCCTGAAGAAGCTGCGTGCTCTGGAGGAAGAGGCTGGAAAGGATGTAACACTGGGGGCGGCGCCCGTTGCACCAGAGCCTGGTCTGCAGACCGGTCAACCCAAAAGGCAAACCAGACGGAGGCCAAGGCAGAAGATGCAGCAGGATGATGAGGGAGAATCCAAACCGGAGAAAATAGAGTCGGAACAGAAAGCTAGACAGTGGCGCCCAACTAGAGTGAGGAAAGAAAGCCGAGGAGATGGTGAGGAAGGTAATGGgagaggaaaggggaaaagaggagagaaCATAAAGGAGAAGGGCCCAGAGGAGGGTGGAGGTGAAGTCATGTCTCAACGTAAGCTCCCTCTGAGTGTGACCACAGTTTACCTTGGGGGAATCCCTGCTGGGCTGCGTGTTAGTGAGCTGAAAACTGCcctcagagagagggaggccaCCCCACTGAGGCTCACCTGGCAGGGAGCTCAACACAGGGCCTTCCTGGACTACATCGACCCCCAGACTGCAGAGCGGGCCCTGGAGGCTCTGCAGGATCTCAGTCTGAATGGTCACAGTCTGCAGGCTGAGATGGCCAAGAGCCAGCGCGGAGGCAAGAGGTCCGGACAGTCCAATCGGAGACCGAGACCACCAACGGCTCCGATATCTAAGACTGCACCACCAGATACTGAGAGTGACACCAATGAAAAGACTGAGCAGTAA
- the foxf1 gene encoding forkhead box protein F1: MTAEVQQPPAQTPAQSSPMSAPEKPHGQTAVMETASSTTKTKKTNAGIRRPEKPPYSYIALIVMAIQSSPTKRLTLSEIYQFLQSRFPFFRGSYQGWKNSVRHNLSLNECFIKLPKGLGRPGKGHYWTIDPASEFMFEEGSFRRRPRGFRRKCQALKPMYSMMNGLGFNHIPESYNFQGSGGGLSCPPNSLSLDSGIGMMNGHLSGNMDGMGLSGHTMSHLSTNGGHSYMGSCTGSTGSDYPHHDNSASPLLTSGGVMEPHPVYSSSASAWAPAPSASLNNGASYIKQQPLSPCNPGANSLQPSLPTHSLDQSYLHQNGHSTTDLQGIPRYHSQSPSMCDRKEFVFSFNAMTSSAMHSPSSSSYYHHQQVSYQDIKPCVM, translated from the exons ATGACGGCAGAGGTCCAGCAGCCCCCAGCGCAGACTCCTGCCCAGAGCAGCCCGATGTCTGCCCCGGAGAAGCCGCACGGACAGACGGCGGTGATGGAAACCGCCTCCTCCACTACGAAAACCAAAAAGACAAACGCAGGGATCCGGAGACCAGAGAAGCCCCCCTATTCATACATTGCTTTAATAGTAATGGCTATCCAGAGCTCTCCAACCAAGCGCCTGACGCTCAGTGAAATATACCAATTCCTGCAGAGCCGCTTCCCGTTTTTCAGGGGCTCATACCAGGGATGGAAGAACTCCGTGCGTCACAACTTGTCTCTGAACGAGTGCTTCATTAAGCTGCCCAAGGGCCTCGGCCGGCCAGGGAAGGGCCACTACTGGACTATCGACCCGGCTAGTGAGTTTATGTTTGAGGAAGGCTCCTTTAGAAGGAGACCCAGGGGTTTTAGGCGCAAGTGCCAGGCGCTGAAGCCTATGTACAGCATGATGAACGGCCTGGGATTCAACCATATCCCCGAGTCCTACAACTTCCAGGGGAGCGGCGGGGGCCTATCCTGTCCGCCCAACAGCTTGTCTCTGGACAGTGGGATTGGGATGATGAATGGACACTTGTCAGGTAACATGGACGGGATGGGTCTGTCCGGGCACACCATGTCACACTTGTCGACCAACGGTGGACATTCCTACATGGGAAGTTGTACAGGATCCACTGGCAGTGATTACCCCCACCACGACAATTCCGCCTCCCCTCTGCTCACCAGCGGAGGAGTCATGGAGCCTCACCCCGTCTACTCGAGCTCAGCCTCGGCGTGGGCTCCGGCCCCCTCGGCATCGCTGAATAACGGGGCCTCCTACATAAAGCAGCAGCCTCTGTCTCCTTGTAATCCAGGGGCAAACTCGCTGCAGCCAAGCTTGCCCACACATTCACTAGACCAATCTTACCTGCACCAGAACGGGCACAGTACTACAGATTTACAAG GTATTCCTCGGTACCATTCCCAGTCTCCAAGCATGTGTGACCGGAAGGAGTTCGTCTTCTCGTTCAACGCCATGACGTCCTCAGCGATGCACTCACCGAGCAGCAGCTCGTACTACCACCACCAACAGGTCTCCTACCAGGACATCAAGCCCTGCGTTATGTGA